The DNA sequence TTTTTGGGTTTCAATTCACACTCACTAGTTAAAATACCTGATTTTTTAAGTTCTTCAATGGCTGGTGGATAAGCAGGATTTTTATCTACGTTGATTACTCTAGGTTGTTTATTATGTTTACTTTTCAAGACTTTTATGAAAAATCTTTTAGCTGCATTTTTATCTCTCTTTACATATGCCCTAAAGGACTAGCTGCGCGTCGCGAAGCGGTATGGTAAACTACTAGCGCTAAAGGATTAGCGCCTGGAGGCGCGTCCTTCGCGTCGTCCTTTAGGACTAAGTATAAAGTCTAAAGTCTGACCATTACTATCCACTGCTCTGTACAAATATTTCCACTTTCCTTTCACTTTGATGTAGGTTTCGTACC is a window from the Coleofasciculaceae cyanobacterium genome containing:
- a CDS encoding DDE-type integrase/transposase/recombinase; its protein translation is MKSKHNKQPRVINVDKNPAYPPAIEELKKSGILTSECELKPKKYLNNIIEQDHRFAKKLAKYKSYFQFFHTAWRTLRGY